One Setaria viridis chromosome 5, Setaria_viridis_v4.0, whole genome shotgun sequence genomic region harbors:
- the LOC117855531 gene encoding peroxidase P7 — protein sequence MGWWLSRALWLSALAVVAAGAQAQQLSPGFYNATCPALQAVVRRGVARAVRREPRMGASILRLFFHDCFVNGCDASVLLDDVPGNFTGEKNSGPNANSLRGYEVIDAIKAQVEASCNATVSCADILALAARDAVNLLGGPSWTVPLGRRDARNTSMNAANTNLPPPDASLSTLLSMFRAKGLDARDLTALSGAHTVGQARCAVFRSHIYNDTATNATFAADLRANVCPFTGGDANLAPLDPQAPNAFDNGYFRDLVARRVLLRSDQALYGSGGGNGTTDALVRAYAANGTAFAADFAAAMVRMGSLVGSGGEVRLNCRRVN from the exons ATGGGGTGGTGGCTGTCCCGAGCGCTGTGGCTCTcggcgctcgccgtcgtcgcggccggcgcgcaggcgcagcagctGTCGCCGGGGTTCTACAACGCGACGTGCCCGGCGCTGCAGGCCGTCGTGCGCCGCGGCGTGGCGCGCGCCGTCCGCAGGGAGCCGCGCATGGGGGCGTccatcctccgcctcttcttccacgactgctttgTCAAT GGGTGCGACGCCTCCGTGTTGCTGGACGACGTGCCGGGCAACTTCACGGGGGAGAAGAACTCGGGGCCCAACGCCAACTCGCTCCGCGGCTACGAGGTCATCGACGCTATCAAGGCCCAGGTCGAGGCCTCCTGCaacgccaccgtctcctgcgccgacatcctcgccctcgccgcgcgcgaCGCCGTCAACCTG CTCGGCGGCCCGAGCTGGACGGTGCCGCTGGGCCGCCGCGACGCGCGCAACACGAGCATGAACGCCGCGAACAccaacctgccgccgccggacgcgaGCCTCTCGACGCTCCTGTCCATGTTCCGCGCCAAGGGCCTGGACGCGCGGGACCTGACGgcgctctccggcgcgcacaCCGTGGGGCAGGCCCGCTGCGCCGTCTTCCGCTCGCACATCTACAACGACACCGCCACCAACGCCACCTTCGCCGCGGACCTCCGCGCCAACGTCTGCCCCTTCACGGGCGGCGACGCCAACCTCGCGCCGCTGGACCCGCAGGCGCCCAACGCCTTCGACAACGGGTACTTCCGGGACCTGGTCGCCCGCCGCGTGCTGCTGCGCTCCGACCAGGCTCTCtacgggagcggcggtggcaacGGCACCACGGACGCGCTCGTGCGCGCGTACGCCGCCAACGGGACGGCCTTCGCGGCCGACTTCGCCGCCGCGATGGTGAGGATGGGCAGCCTTgtggggagcggcggcgaggtccggcttAACTGCCGGCGAGTGAACTGA